DNA from Onthophagus taurus isolate NC chromosome 2, IU_Otau_3.0, whole genome shotgun sequence:
TGAatgtaaaatttgaaaataaaaaaatggaaaagttTGAGTTgtttatgttaaaataaatgttaattctAAAAAGTGATAAATCAGAATTTTTGCTTGATCAATACGTGAatgactaattttaaaatcaacatcaatAATATTAGTTACGTGATGAAAAACAAGTTCATTctttataaaagaattatagtgttgcaacaattttgttttttttttattcatggAATTGGTTTAggtattttatttgtaatatttcctACATAAACCATCATATCTCTTCATTCAATTAGgttatttagattttagttAATTAACAACGACTACAAGATAACTAATTATTGGATAACATTATGGATAAACATTTACGCATATAATcaaaattgagataaaatattacagattattattaaatattattataaatcctGTAAATCAAGTTCATCTCTCGTAAATATTGCGCAGCaaagaaaatacttttatggtataatttataattattataaagatATAGATAAacagtaattattatttttaatcttgtTTTGTCTTATTGAACAAACTTCAAGTGTACTTATTGtcgaaaattaatttccaCTAACTAATCTATTTTGAAGTTTAtgtgaattataaattattaatacttataaactataaataacataaattctACTATGAACATTCCAAAATGTAGAAAAGTCCTCACCAAGCCCCTGTGGCCTAATGGATAAGGCATCGGCCTCCTAAGCCGGGGACTGTGGGTTCGAGTCCCACCAGGGGTAcgcaaaaattatctttttactttacaataaattaaaaattttaatttatttttgttatattttaaacaaaaattgtttgtaacaTAAATATCTCAATGACTTAAAACTGACTTACTtattaattgttgaaaattagtACATTTGTGACAATGTTTAGAATGACACTAATTTACAGTGAAGGacaaaagtctacatacaaCATCAAAATATGACGTTTGCAAAAATAGCACCAGTGTTCAAAAATAACATTGGCCGCAGTAGAACAAGGCTTTAAGACAGGAACGTCCTGTACAGATGCTGTATTCGTGATGATACAAGTCGTAGAAAAGTCAATAGATTATAATAAACCCGCATTCTTATGTTTAAAGGATGTCATAAAACTGCTATACTGAACGGCAGAATATCGACAAATATAGTTAAAACATCTATTCAGCATACAAGCACAGATAAATGGAAAACTCACTAAAGAAATACCTGTAAATGCTGGCATTCGACAACGGGATATATTGAGTCCCACTACTGTTCAATCTTGTAATGgatgaaaccataaaaaaaaataaaatgagcAGGGGCTACAAAATGAATAATCAAGAATTTGTGATCCTCTGCATTAAGAATCCCACAAGCATTTAACAATATAGCGAAACAATTCTgctcaaaaaactaaatgcatgACAACAGCGAAAGAGCCACTTCGATGTACGTGAACCAGAACATAATAGAGCAGGTCATGACATTCAGGTACTTGAACTATCAAGTTGTAGTAATATTGTAGAGGAAGTATCTCAACAAGTCAGGACAGCTAGTAAAATCGCAGGCTAAATCCGCTTAAACGGTACCTTATGGAGGAACAAGCATCTACatatcaacacaaaatcgAGAATATATAAGAGCATCATATACGGCTGAGACTAGACGTGGAGCGTCTAAAACAAAACGGGTATTGGAAACAGTAAATGAAGATACTTCGCAGAATCACCAGTAAAATTCTATACGACAGGGATAAATCGTTGCTAGGTAAGCGAAGTCTCGGAGGATCAAGGTAAAGATGGAGCGAAAATTTGCGTAGGAAATAGAGGCATCATTGACGAAGAACAGGTTTTAAGCCTTATTTTAAgcgacaattttcaaaatttttagtattttgcTGGCTTTGAAGCAACCAAGTTTGTTGTTATTTCATTCTATGATTTCATCAATGCAGATTTCAACTTTATGACATCAGTTATTTTACACTACCACATCCTACGCTCCAAAAGTCCTCAAACAAGTCCAATCGGATTTTAATTCGGACTCTGTGGAGGTCTGATTGTGTTTGACAATGCTTGCTGTATACTTGCAATGTATACAAAGCCTTTTAAATTAGATCAGTATTAAGATCCATAATGCACAGCAGTTTTTCCACACCTGATGCTGCTATAGCTCTCCAAACTATGACAATACCCTCGACCAGAAATCCATTCTCTTgtcaacataataataataatttattgtttgcaCAAGGTTGCAATTTAAACTACAACACCAATACTTATATAATTCATATCCCTTTCCTCCCCATCCATCTCCCTATCCCCCTCCAATCCATATCCTGTTCCCTCAACTCACTACCATCACTACACTCCACCAGCAGATAGTGTAAAGACtccaaacccaacccaatccaaccctCCCCACATAGTCTGCACCTCCCCCTAAACATCCACATCTAAAGCTGGCTACCAACCTCACCCCCTCCCTTCCCCTTCGCCCTTGCCAACATGAAAATAAGCAAACTCGAAGACGGCAATTCTTTTCCGAAATTAGCGGCATTTTTCAGGGTGTACTGCTAAAAAGTCCATTATCGCATAGAACTCTTTGATAGTTCTTGCATGTATAAACATATGAGATACAATCACGATGACTAATGTTGGTACTAAGGTTTTGttttacttcttttaatatagataaattaattttttttttaattgtcttTTAGGTAGTTCTTTGGCCGATCTGTACCCACTCAGAAGGAGGATCTTGACTCAATACAATCTTTGGACGTTTTGGCGGTATCTCTTCTTCAACTACAGTCTTTGCAGTCTTTGgacatattaattataaacgcGCTTTTACGTTTTATGGGAATGTTACAATTGTTTGTCGATATTGTAAATGTTGTTTACATAACTCCAAAGCAAGGCTATTCAGTAAAACTCTCCAATAGacatatattaaaggttgtttAAGTTCCTATACTGCAATAGTTTGTGGACGAGGTGCAAGAacaggagtgtttcgtgacgtaagtGGCCGCGGATTGCGCGCGCAACCTCAAGGTCATGATTAGTGAGAGTCGAAGTGTCTTCTCTAGTGATAACATAAATCAATTACTACTTTAGTTTCcctcaattattttatgataattgaatttatatcaaaaactaagttgaattattttccattttacTACCGCTGTTAATTATATACCacactaaatatattaaactaattcaattacattattttaaaaatttgaattatttcccGGTATTATTTGTAGCCAatgacgtaatgcgcagtatggttgcgtataaacctagacaacctcttatatacAAACTTTGGGTTGAGATAACTTTCGTCTTATTGGCTGTCCGCAAGATGAATTTGGAGATAGGTTCGATTTTGACAACGTGGTGGATGGTGTAGTTCTTCTGGTATGACGTTCAGTTTCCCCACTACCTCTGCTAGTCGTTGCAGTACAATTCTTTCGGCTATCTTTCCTAGAACAGAAATCAAGCTGATAGGACGGCAATTTTCTGGTCTGGGATTATCCTGGTTTCAAGAAAACGGTTACGTCTGTGGATTTCCACGTCTTGGGGAAACACCGCAGCCAAAGATGCTTTAGCGCCCTGAAACATTCAAATTTAAGTTCTAATATTATTGAAGTTATATCTGCTCACACATTGTAAGCTGAGGTTCCTTAAAGATTTTATGCATATAACCCAGATGCATCTAAAGGCATATAGTCTATTGAAGTAaaatatatcttaaaaatgaaTGTAATTTGGGATGTTGTTGCagattatttgttgttttactatcaaaatttgcaaattaataaaaattagattatCAATATTAAATGAATTGTTAATATAAGGAAATACTTACACTCCTAATAAGCAGGATATTGATTAGAGGTAATCTTATCAGAGTTACTTATATCtgagaaataattattgtattttaaaaaggattttGAATGTAGAACTACACTTTGTACATTAACTTTGTGTATTATGAAAAGATTAAATTCTCAAaagataattgaaaataattatataaatatttcacATTCTTATTacataataacaacaaaattgtcatttttataataataaaagaaaatgtgttatttagatttttattttaaataaatgttgtacataaaaataagttaTGTATTATCTAAAAATACTTAAACTACCTTCATCTTTATCAGGCGTTGATGATAACACAGTACAATgagataaataatttaaaacctttgtgaaaaaagataagaaataGCTTGCACTATATTCACAATTATTGCTCAAAATATTACTAGAATACATTAGCAAAATTTACACCAAAATATGCAAGTTAGATATATAACTTTTCtagtttttcttctttaatatatGTTGATCAACCATAGTATAAATTAAACCTAATGTAAGTGCACCCACTGCCACTCCCTGAGCACCGACACGAAGTTGCATTAAAAACAAACTGGGGCTCATTTTCCCccgtttattaaatttgtaaactCCAACTCCTACAGCAGCTACACATGCTGCAATAGCTACAAACATAAAAACAAgtgttattacaaattttgaattttaaataaaaaaaaatctcaccAATTGGAAATACAGGTGTTTCTTTGGATTTTCTAGCCAATTTTTCGGATTGGCTTTCCTCTTCGTACATAAAAATCGGACGGTCACCCATTTTCACGTCTAAACAATAagattacataaaaaattgaggttaaaaactaaaacgtgAAGGTCAATATCATTAAATAACTATCAGATATTCTTAGAAAAGTATGTATCACGAGTTTTTAAAGGAAgcaatgattaaaataaacgatttGGTACGAAATATAAAATGGAAAGtgaaattatgaaataaattatgggaaaaaaataaaaactcacTTAAACTCatattgaaaatgattaatGCAAAGACACAACTGGTGATTTTATGGATAACTGTATTAATAGTATTGGTTAAAACACCTACAGGACTGATGATAATCTCACAGCGATaccgtatttattaaaaaacgaaatcCACTTTTCTGACGTCACCAACCTCACCAACGAACTTGAGAGTTCATGAATTGAGGTTAACTGTTGACAGCTGCCACCTTTTGGCAAATatccaaactattaataattttctattaaacaCCCAAATAaggtttaaacattaaatgtttaaacatttattatttaattctaatttaacgcaataacatattaattaaaacataatcaaaaaattaattggataattttgggatttatttttggtaatcCCCGCCATCTCTTATTGGTTAGAAGAACCAAATTatctacaaataatttttaacaatattaatttattaactaaataagtttaagtttaaatgttaatacttctttttaattccaaatcattttaagacattttttcttattatttgaTACTTAAAAATTCTTGACGTAATGTGGTGTAATATGAcgcaatatttattttgaaaagggAGTTGTAACCGTTCTTCTTGCTGCTTCTTGCATTGGTGACGCAATTGAGTGGATATGACGAAATATACTTTGTATCTTCTTAATATACcgtattcttttattaatgatttgtTGTGAAACAACATTCTTTCCTAGTAATTTACATAATTCattcacaaaataaataaaatgggtTAAACGTAATTTATTGGTCAAAACAACATCCTAAAGTTCAACAATTCCTAaattggttaaaaaataattaaaattctaTGTAAACATCACTATTTGTTGAATATGAAGAGGTTtcgaaaatatacaacaatctaattctgaataataactaaaactagaagactagaactaaccgtagacctagaactagaaccattcgggtttagccacacgtctctcaagacggctaaacccgaatgattctagttctatatcatgtgttagttctagtgatagtgttagtgtaaaactagatctaacagtaaacctagaactagaattattcgggtttagctgcacgtctctcaagacggctaaacccgaatgattctagttctatatcatgtgttagttctggtgatagtgttagtgtaaaactagatctaacactagacctagaactagaattattcgagtttagctgcacgtctttcaggacggctaaacccgaatgattctagttctatattatgtgttagttctagtgttagttctagttttagttcaacaatTACTCGCACtattaattgattataattaagaattaagaaagtaTTAAGAGGTAAAAATAACACACAGCAATGACATTAAACTTAGTATTAAGTATTACATAGCATACACACCCTATTCCTATCTGAATAAATAACTCCAATCACTTTTTCACAAACACAagtattaataagaaattttactTATACTAGAATAAATATAACGAGTGAGGTAAAGCTATATTGTTTCTTGCcccactttttttaatttgtaaaatactTACCGTTGCTACAGGtttgttacaaaataattaaatgacgtaagataactttttatttacaacacatttaataaatttacaaactaaacaaataaatacaattattaagtaattaataaaaagaaacttcTTAATCCATTTATTCGTCGCATCCTAAGTCAGCGGACCAATTACATAACCCACCGATTGGatcaaaacttaaatttttaggACACGTGTATTCCCAACCTAAAACTCTTCCTTCCATTCTCGCgcaagatataaattttttgcaagaAACTGGATGAGGAAAATTTCCTTGATCCAAACAATGAATAATTCCGTTATCATCAATAAGTACCTTACTATGTTCTGGAATGCTTTTTAAAATTCCactaaaattttcgaaataatcGTATTTTAACGGTTTTATCGTTTTTACCAATTGGGAGGGTGTAACATTTTCAAGCCTAGTTTTCGTTTTAACCGTTGGATTCATTATTTTTGGGGTTGTTGTTACTACTATAGTTGTTTTTCGCCCTTTATTTCTAGGGATCGTTTCATCTCGaggaaataaagttaattttaacgGACCTTGTTGAGGTTGTTTACTCCGATTAACTGCACGATTTACTTCATTTATAGTTAATGGTGGTTCGgtatctttattatttaattgttgatTACTTGAATCGGATGCCTGATCCGTCATTCCAACAGTTTCAATAAATCGATTAACACTCGTGGTTGTTATTTGGACTTTTGGTGGTTTTGATCGGTTTCTATTCCGAAAATATTGTTTCCGAATTGATTCCGTTGATGTGTATGATTCAGGTTTTAAGCTTGTCataattcctaaaaaataaaaataaaaataagatatttgttataaatgaaaaaaaaaaataaatgagtaatgtaagttaaataaaacttttctttttcaattttttttaattgtaaataaagagaacgcattttaaaagtttattgcCATCACTTTCACTAAAACGAAGCGTACAAGAAAAAGTGTTTACttataagttgtttattaccatttttgtATGGTGGAAATATTTGAAAGTGTTTTCTATTGTAGGGAATAAGATTTTATGAAAGTAAGGCGTAAGTAAGGATGATTTGTTGTTATACTAAGTTAATTATTGCAACaaatcgttaatttttgaagtgtTTGGAACAAGATG
Protein-coding regions in this window:
- the LOC111426854 gene encoding HIG1 domain family member 1C-like isoform X1, coding for MSLNVKMGDRPIFMYEEESQSEKLARKSKETPVFPIAIAACVAAVGVGVYKFNKRGKMSPSLFLMQLRVGAQGVAVGALTLGLIYTMVDQHILKKKN
- the LOC111426854 gene encoding HIG1 domain family member 1C-like isoform X2, yielding MGDRPIFMYEEESQSEKLARKSKETPVFPIAIAACVAAVGVGVYKFNKRGKMSPSLFLMQLRVGAQGVAVGALTLGLIYTMVDQHILKKKN
- the LOC111426908 gene encoding uncharacterized protein; the protein is MTSLKPESYTSTESIRKQYFRNRNRSKPPKVQITTTSVNRFIETVGMTDQASDSSNQQLNNKDTEPPLTINEVNRAVNRSKQPQQGPLKLTLFPRDETIPRNKGRKTTIVVTTTPKIMNPTVKTKTRLENVTPSQLVKTIKPLKYDYFENFSGILKSIPEHSKVLIDDNGIIHCLDQGNFPHPVSCKKFISCARMEGRVLGWEYTCPKNLSFDPIGGLCNWSADLGCDE